The genomic DNA ATATGCATCTCGCCAATTCGATGGGCAATTGCTACTTTGACACCTGGCCATTTCGCTTCCATTTCCGCACCAATTTCAGCTAATTTTTTCTCCGCCATTGGCACGTACGCCTCGTACGCCAAATACAATGTGCGAACACCATGCGTCCATTCTCGTACATGACCGGTAAATACGGTCACAGCACCTGCACCCGCATGAAGGACATAATCTGTATATTTTTGTGTGTCAATCGGTGTTTCTACAATTTCAAATGGTTTCATCGTTAATCTCCTCTATCCAGTTCAGTAGCCAGTGATCTAGCTTCTCAACGTCTGTCCTTGAGCCTATATGCGGCATCGCAGTCGCGACCTCTGGACAACCTACAACCAATTGAATACCCTGTAATTGTTGCAGGGCGTCCCAATCTTCCGCATCTCTTAACAAAACAACTTTCTCTCCTTGTTGTTCTTTATACCCTTCAATGAGTAAAGTATGCGGATTCCCGCTAGTTGCCAATGCTTTTAATTCAGTGAATGCTGGCTCTTCATTTAACAATAACTGCACAGCACCACCACCCGCAACGACCGAGACATCCGCTCCATTGTCAAAAAACTGCATCGTATCCGTCGTAGCGTCCGGCATCGTCGGTTGCCCACCGTGCCCATGGTGCTTCAATACTGCCACAGATAACCCATGCTTTTTCAATAAACGCACCCATCTTGCAACAAGTGTCGTCTTTCCACTATTTTTAAAGCCCACAATATGGAGCGTCTTCATAGCACCCATTCACCGACGCCTTGTTCAGCACCAAGTAGTAACAAATCGACGGTCATTCCAGTTGTATATCCACGCGTTCCACTTGGCAATACAATTAAACAATTGCCACGTGCAATCGACGATACCGCATTGGATTTATTGAAACCAGCTGGCACCGCAACAATTCCTTCCGGCGTCATTTCCCAAATCGCACGGATAAAGCGCGTAAACGGATTCGGCTTCAAAATATCTTCCCCAAGCTTAGCTGTCATATGTGGCACATAAGGAGTTTGGCTACCCATCATGCCAAGAATAGCCGGACGTGCAAACAGTTCAAAGCCGGTAAAGCAAGCCGATGGGTTCCCCGATAATCCAAATAACAACTTATCGCCTAACACCGCAACCGTCGTCACACTACCAGGACGCATCGCCACCTTGTTGAATAACACCTTCGCACCTAATCGCTCATAAATGGCTGGTAAATGATCATAATCCCCAACAGACACGCCACCTGTCGTAATGAGCACATCTGTCTCCGCGAGTGCTTTTTCAACAATGGCCGCGCAAGCATCTAGATCATCTTCCTGCATACCATACGATTGATACGCAATGCCCATACGGTCAAGCTGTGCCGCAATCATCGGTCCATTGGAATTACGAATTTTCCCCGGTACGAGCGGCTCCGAAACGGCTAGCAATTCCGTTCCTGTCGAAAGAATCCCCACAACCGGTCGCTTAGCTACTGCCACTTCCGCATAACCAAACGTCGCAAGCAAGGCAATCGTCCCTGGATGAATGAGCGTCCCCGCTTCAATAAGCAACTCGCCTTCTTTCGCATCCTCGCCTTTGAAGGATATGTTCTCACCTGGACTAAACGGTTTACGCAACGTAAAGCCATCTGTGCCTTCAACCGTTTGCTCCAGCATCACGACCGCATCCGCATTCATCGGAATCGGTGCGCCCGTCATAATGCGATACGCTTCCCCTTCACCAATCGCACGATCTGCCACATACCCCGCACCAATTTCCCCGATAACGGTAAAGGCAACTCGGTTCTCACCTGATGCTCCTACCGTATCCGCTGCCCGTACGGCAAAGCCATCGTACGGCGAACGATCAAATGACGGCACATCATGCTTAGCGATAATCGGTTCCGCCAAAACTCTTCCATATGTATGTTCAAGTGCAACTTGTTCCGTCCCAAGCGCTTGTACATGCGCTATGACAAGTCGGACAGCTTCCGCTACCTGAATTGGTTTTCTCATTTCTACCATACTGATGCCCCTCTCTCTTCTGGTATACTAACATTATACTACACGAAAGGAATGACTCCATTGTCTGAACTCACGCATTTCAACGAACAAGGACGCGCCAAGATGGTTGATGTTTCTGATAAAGCCGAAACCATCCGCACAGCTATCGCAACATCCTCCATCATCGTCAATGAAACCATTCACGCTCAAATTACAGAAGGTACCAATAAAAAAGGTGACGTCTTTGCCGTTGCACAAGTTGCTGCGATTATGGCAGCAAAAAACACGTCATCCATCATTCCAATGTGTCACCCTATCCCACTGACAGGTGTCGACATCCGATTTGACTGGGCTATCGATGTGACCTCTAATCGCTACGAAGTCCTCATCCAAGCGGAAGCCAAAACAAAAGGCGTCACAGGTGTGGAAATGGAAGCTCTCACAGCCGCTTCCGCCGCCGCACTAACCATTTACGATATGTGCAAGGCAGCAGGTAAGGAAATGATCATCGGTCCAACGATGCTACTTCGTAAAACTGGCGGCAAAAATGGTGATTTCGAACGCACAGACGCTTAATGAGTCTGTGCGTTTTACATGAAACACCTCGCCGCAATCCTCCGACGTACAGGATATACTAGTGCCGACGTTGCCACAGGAAGTGGAAATGGCGAACTTAGTCGGCCAAATGCTTCGTCAGCTCATGCACAATATGGTGCAATTCCGGAACAATCAACTTATCCATCGCCAGTTCAACCGCCTTCACCGATCCCGGTAGCGCGAACAATGCTTTGTTGTTTACAACACCTGCTGTCGCCCGACTTAGTAAGGCCTTTGAGCCAACATCTTCCGTATAACTTAAAAAGCGGAACAATTCACCGAAGCCATCGAGTGTCTTCGTAAAGTATGGCGTCACAGTTTCAATCGTAATGTCCCGGAAACCAATACCTGTTCCACCTGTCGTAATAATCGCATGGACATCGGGATTTCGTAACCACTCTTCTACAATCGATTGGATTTCTTCTTTATCATCCTGACAAATCCATGTTTCAAAAATAGCATGCCCAGCTGTCTCCAACTTCGTTCTGATCGTCAAACCGCTTCGATCATTCGCCACGTTTCGTGTATCACTGACTGTTAGCACACAACAGTTCAACTGCTTCTTTTTATCTGAATCCTGTAAATGTGACAAGATAACACCCCTATTTTCAGCCGAAAAATTGATGGTACAACTTGCGGCCTATTTTCATATCCTTCAATCCATGAATTAACAGACGACCATTGCCGAACAAAATACAGCGATAGCCGCTCGCAGTGAACTCTACAAAGAATGGTGTCACTTTGTAAGGAACAGCTAAACGTTGCGCAACCGCTTCTCCATCAGCAAGCGTCAATGTTCGTCCTACATCCGGCGTAATTTGCACCGTATCTCGTCCACATAACACCGCATAGCCTGTCCCTTCCATACGTGTTAACGCTGGGTACACAGGCTCTTCTCCACAAGTCTCACATCGTTCGTTACGCATACGGGAAATCCCTGCCTCTACCTGCGTATTATTCCACACGTCAAAATGAAGAACTTTTTTACGCATCGCAGCTTCATTACCTGTCAGCCACTTCAATGCTTCCGCACTTTGGTGCGCAGCCGTAATCTGAACAGCAGGCGCAATAATCCCCGCTGTATCACATGTCTCGTTGACAGATGGCAATACAGGCAACAAACAACGAAAACAAGCGGACGTCCCCGGGACAAACGGGAAAACCGTACCCGAGCTACCAACACAAGCCCCATAAATCCATGGAATTCCTTTTTTCCATGCCATATCATTCATTAATAAGCGCGTTTCAAAATTATCCGTAGCATCCATAATAAGATGTGCATCTTTCGTCATTTCTTCCATTAACGGCCCATCGACATGGTCCAACACCGTGACAATATCGACATCTGAACGAATCGCCTTTAAACGGCGTTCAGCAGCCACTACTTTAGGCATCGCGTCTTGCGCATCCTGTTCAGTAAATAGCTGCTGACGTTGTAAATTTGTCGGTTCAACATAAT from Sporosarcina sp. FSL K6-1522 includes the following:
- a CDS encoding MogA/MoaB family molybdenum cofactor biosynthesis protein → MSHLQDSDKKKQLNCCVLTVSDTRNVANDRSGLTIRTKLETAGHAIFETWICQDDKEEIQSIVEEWLRNPDVHAIITTGGTGIGFRDITIETVTPYFTKTLDGFGELFRFLSYTEDVGSKALLSRATAGVVNNKALFALPGSVKAVELAMDKLIVPELHHIVHELTKHLAD
- the glp gene encoding gephyrin-like molybdotransferase Glp: MVEMRKPIQVAEAVRLVIAHVQALGTEQVALEHTYGRVLAEPIIAKHDVPSFDRSPYDGFAVRAADTVGASGENRVAFTVIGEIGAGYVADRAIGEGEAYRIMTGAPIPMNADAVVMLEQTVEGTDGFTLRKPFSPGENISFKGEDAKEGELLIEAGTLIHPGTIALLATFGYAEVAVAKRPVVGILSTGTELLAVSEPLVPGKIRNSNGPMIAAQLDRMGIAYQSYGMQEDDLDACAAIVEKALAETDVLITTGGVSVGDYDHLPAIYERLGAKVLFNKVAMRPGSVTTVAVLGDKLLFGLSGNPSACFTGFELFARPAILGMMGSQTPYVPHMTAKLGEDILKPNPFTRFIRAIWEMTPEGIVAVPAGFNKSNAVSSIARGNCLIVLPSGTRGYTTGMTVDLLLLGAEQGVGEWVL
- the moaC gene encoding cyclic pyranopterin monophosphate synthase MoaC, whose product is MSELTHFNEQGRAKMVDVSDKAETIRTAIATSSIIVNETIHAQITEGTNKKGDVFAVAQVAAIMAAKNTSSIIPMCHPIPLTGVDIRFDWAIDVTSNRYEVLIQAEAKTKGVTGVEMEALTAASAAALTIYDMCKAAGKEMIIGPTMLLRKTGGKNGDFERTDA
- a CDS encoding ThiF family adenylyltransferase is translated as MKNRYSRQMLFKPIGQVGQDKLSAAHVVVIGCGALGSAISETLVRAGVGKLTLADRDYVEPTNLQRQQLFTEQDAQDAMPKVVAAERRLKAIRSDVDIVTVLDHVDGPLMEEMTKDAHLIMDATDNFETRLLMNDMAWKKGIPWIYGACVGSSGTVFPFVPGTSACFRCLLPVLPSVNETCDTAGIIAPAVQITAAHQSAEALKWLTGNEAAMRKKVLHFDVWNNTQVEAGISRMRNERCETCGEEPVYPALTRMEGTGYAVLCGRDTVQITPDVGRTLTLADGEAVAQRLAVPYKVTPFFVEFTASGYRCILFGNGRLLIHGLKDMKIGRKLYHQFFG
- a CDS encoding molybdenum cofactor biosynthesis protein MoaE, producing MKPFEIVETPIDTQKYTDYVLHAGAGAVTVFTGHVREWTHGVRTLYLAYEAYVPMAEKKLAEIGAEMEAKWPGVKVAIAHRIGEMHISDIAVVIAVSSPHRKAAYEANEYAIERIKEVVPIWKKEIWEDGEEWIGGQRKYPEGGGQQ
- the mobB gene encoding molybdopterin-guanine dinucleotide biosynthesis protein B, with product MGAMKTLHIVGFKNSGKTTLVARWVRLLKKHGLSVAVLKHHGHGGQPTMPDATTDTMQFFDNGADVSVVAGGGAVQLLLNEEPAFTELKALATSGNPHTLLIEGYKEQQGEKVVLLRDAEDWDALQQLQGIQLVVGCPEVATAMPHIGSRTDVEKLDHWLLNWIEEINDETI